From the Paramormyrops kingsleyae isolate MSU_618 chromosome 7, PKINGS_0.4, whole genome shotgun sequence genome, one window contains:
- the LOC111843811 gene encoding myosin-IIIb, whose translation MEILLRDDLAALSDLDEKSLLEALSQRFSQNHIYTYIGDILVSVNPFKYLPLYEKEVAEQYKCHEKSSLPPHIFAVADKAYQSMLGRLGTGSRNQCIVISGESGAGKTESTKLLLRHIMDLCKANSALEQQILQVNPLLEAFGNSQTVMNDNSSRFGKYIQLRFLKSSVKGAKINEYLLEKSRVVHQDEGEQNFHIFYYMLAGISQEDKEMYGLLETSQYRYLNGGCGTEEMVRQWTTKYSEVCNAMDMVGFEEREKVDMMTVLAGILSLGNIVFEPSESDALRVAESAQGWLKASAGQFGVKEEELLRSLICTMSVTRGESICRFHNQQQAEDARDSIAKVVYGRIFGWIVTKINVLLAPNVDVGVDLKEIGILDIFGFENFTVNRYEQLCINLANEQLQYFFNHHIFLMEQKEYTEEGITWEAITFKDNKPILDLFLSKPIGIFSLLDEQSAFPQATDRDFVDKLNSKFKGSPHFEIARSRHPVFTVVHYAGKVQYNGNGFLEKNRDTIPGSIRDLFINSVTPLLSVLFTATISRTGTFMPRKAKLLQNSEDNFNSTRKQSVGAKFRHSLAVLMEKMFSANPHFVRCIKPNSKKQPDQVDERIMMDQLRYNGLLETIRIRKDGFSWRPSFEEFAQRYRILLFKPDLPLNKESCMEILNRTELRDWKCGTSRLFFKYWHQEELARSLERLDRAALVIQKNYRAVSCRRKYLNRLAELRAQRQREQEEAIQRQLEEERKRHLDMEQENKRPIHRPVPLPRKKKPQPKPHCPLVGSLNPPQPTPVPRPRSKLFQATSHDDDQNVKGDSPSLLPALGEDEVTGKTFTRRCNTIRWFTETQARKVVVNGEFPCWFHGVITRRQAEDLMTDKPIGCFLIRLGQSRKGYTLTYRSKERCRHYMIEMQSNGKYVIVGEDRAHASLPDLVDYHTCNGIKPFMEFLTIPCGQKCEQEPDYEELRTLADKGQHAWEDEVIPTEAHRPSEAKWNVDRGAFENGHNAWDHNTRTLPRLYPSIRLAMKEIQQHFQDRQDQGHFSCTSHSTTEP comes from the exons ATGGAGATTTTACTCCGGGACGATTTGGCAGCGTTATCAGATCTGGATGAGAAAAGTTTGCTGGAAGCTTTAAGCCAACGTTTCAGCCAGAATCACATATAC ACATATATTGGGGATATACTGGTATCAGTAAATCCTTTTAAATACCTGCCACTCTATGAAAAAGAG GTAGCTGAGCAGTATAAATGCCACGAAAAGTCCTCACTGCCACCCCATATTTTTGCGGTGGCCGACAAGGCATATCAATCTATGCTGGGTCGACTGGGCACGGGATCCAGGAACCAGTGCATCGTCATCAG TGGTGAAAGTGGAGCTGGGAAGACTGAGAGCACAAAACTTCTTCTGAGACACATTATGGACCTGTGCAAAGCGAACTCTGCACTCGAGCAACAGATACTGCAG GTGAACCCGCTACTTGAGGCCTTCGGGAATTCTCAAACCGTCATGAATGATAACAGCAGTCGTTTCGGAAAATACATTCAGCTGCGCTTCCTCAAATCTTCAG TCAAAGGTGCCAAAATAAACGAGTATCTCCTGGAAAAATCCCGTGTGGTGCACCAGGATGAAGGGGAGCAGAACTTCCATATCTTCTACTACATGTTGGCTGGGATCTCACAGGAGGACAAGGAAATGTACGGCCTTTTGGAGACCTCGCAGTACAG GTACCTCAATGGCGGGTGTGGTACAGAGGAAATGGTCCGCCAGTGGACCACTAAGTACAGTGAGGTGTGCAATGCCATGGACATGGTGGGATTTGAGGAACGG GAGAAGGTAGATATGATGACTGTGCTGGCTGGAATTCTGTCCCTGGGTAACATCGTGTTTGAGCCCTCAGAGAGCGACGCGCTCAGAGTGGCTGAGAGTGCACAGGGTTGGCTGAAAGCCTCAGCG GGTCAGTTTGGTGTCAAGGAGGAGGAGCTGTTGAGGAGTCTGATCTGTACCATGTCAGTGACCCGCGGAGAATCCATATGCCGCTTCCACAACCAGCAGCAGGCTGAGG ATGCTAGAGACTCCATTGCCAAAGTTGTTTATGGCAGAATCTTTGGCTGGATTGTTACCAAGATCAATGTGTTGCTGGCACCTAACGTGGATGTTGGTGTGGACCTCAAAGAAATAG GAATTCTGGACATTTTTGGTTTTGAAAACTTCACCGTTAACCGGTATGAGCAGCTCTGCATCAACCTTGCCAATGAAcaactgcagtatttttttaacCAT CACATCTTCTTAATGGAGCAGAAGGAATATACAGAGGAGGGAATAACATGGGAGGCGATAACCTTCAAAGACAACAAGCCCATTCTG GACCTCTTTCTAAGCAAACCCATTGGCATCTTCTCCCTCCTTGATGAGCAGAGTGCGTTTCCCCAG GCCACTGACAGGGATTTTGTTGATAAGCTGAACAGCAAATTCAAGGGCAGCCCCCACTTTGAGATCGCCAGGAGCCGCCATCCAGTCTTCACGGTTGTTCATTATGCTGGAAAG GTGCAGTACAATGGAAATGGATTCCTGGAGAAGAACAGAGACACCATTCCTGGCAGCATCCGTGATCTGTTCATCAACAGTGTGACCCCTCTTCTCAGCGTTCTCTTCACAG CCACGATATCCAGAACTGGGACTTTCATGCCACGGAAAGCAAAG CTTTTACAAAATTCTGAGGACAACTTCAACTCAACCAGGAAACAGTCTGTTGGTGCGAAATTTAGG CATTCCCTTGCTGTTCTAATGGAGAAGATGTTTTCTGCCAATCCTCATTTTGTACGCTGCATCAAACCCAACTCCAAGAAGCAACCTGACCAGGTGGACGAGAGAATAATGATGGACCAA CTCAGGTACAATGGCCTTCTGGAGACGATTCGGATACGCAAAGACGGTTTCTCTTGGCGCCCCTCTTTTGAAGAATTTGCACAGAG GTACAGGATTCTCCTGTTTAAACCAGATCTGCctttaaacaaagaaag TTGTATGGAAATCCTTAATAGAACAGAACTCCGTGACTGGAAATGTGG GACCTCGCGTCTCTTCTTCAAATACTGGCACCAGGAGGAGCTGGCCAGGTCACTGGAGAGATTGGACAGGGCAGCACTGGTCATCCAGAAGA ACTACCGGGCAGTCAGCTGTAGACGGAAATATTTAAATCGGCTAGCGGAGCTTCGTGCGCAGAgacagagggagcaggaggaagCAATTCAGCGTCAGCTGGAGGAGGAAAGGAAGAGGCACTTGGACATGGAGCAAGAGAATAAGA GGCCAATACATCGACCTGTGCCACTGCCGAGGAAGAAGAAACCTCAACCCAAACctcactgccccctggtggggAGCCTGAATCCACCCCAGCCCACTCCTGTACCCCGCCCTCGTAGCAAACTCTTCCAg GCCACCTCCCATGACGACGACCAGAATGTGAAAGGTGACTCCCCCTCCCTGCTCCCGGCACTAGGAGAGGATGAGGTCACCGGGAAGACATTCACCAGGAGATGCAACACAATTCGCTGGTTTACGGAAACGCAGGCGAGGAAGGTGGTGGTGAACGGGGAATTCCCTTGCTGGTTCCATGGCGTGATCACACGGAG ACAAGCTGAGGATTTGATGACAGACAAACCTATTGGCTGCTTTCTGATCAGGCTTGGACAGAGTCGAAAGGGCTACACGTTAACATACAG GAGCAAAGAGCGTTGCCGCCACTACATGATCGAGATGCAGAGTAACGGGAAGTATGTCATCGTCGGGGAAGACCGAGCTCATGCATCACTGCCTGACCTGGTCGACTACCACACCTGTAATGGCATCAAGCCCTTCATGGAGTTTCTGACCATTCCCTGTGGACAG AAGTGTGAGCAGGAGCCAGATTATGAAGAACTAAGGACCCTTGCTGACAAGGGTCAACATGCATGGGAAGATGAGGTCATTCCCACTGAAGCCCACAGACCCTCAGAAGCAAAATGGAATGTGGATAGAGGAGCCTTCGAAAATGGCCATAACGCATGGGATCACAACACAAGGACCTTACCCCGGCTGTACCCATCTATCAGACTGGCAATGAAGGAAATTCAGCAG CACTTCCAAGACCGGCAGGATCAAGGCCACTTCAGCTGCACCTCACACTCCACAACAGAACCATAG